CGAGGTGCTCCGCGTCGCCGCCGCCGAGGGCGTGAAGACCACCACTCTTCCCGAGGACGTGGCCCGCTTCATGGACGGGCTCCAGGACAACATGCGCCCGTCGATGATGGTGGACGTGGAGGCCGGCAAGCCGCTGGAGGTGGAGTACCTCCAGGGCACGGTGTCCCGGCGCGGCCGGGCCCGGGGCGTGCCCACGCCGGTGATGAGCACACTGTATTCCCTGCTGCTGCCGCATGCTGGGGGGATGAGGAAGCCATGAGGAGCCTGCCACTGCTGCTGATGATGCTGAGCGGGAGCGCCTGTACGCCACGGCAGTCGTCCATGCCCGTCCCCCTTCGCGAAGAGCTGAACAAGGACGCCATCCAAGAGGTGCTGGCAGCCCACCGACCGGAGATCCGGGCCTGCTACGAGCAGACCATCCGGACGCGCGGCTTCACGCCTGAAGGCCGGCTGGTCGTGGGGTTCGTCATCGAGGCGGATGGCGCGGTGAGGGAGAGCCGGTTGGTGTCCGCCACCACCGACTCTCCGATGCTGGAGCGCTGCGTCCTGGAGCGGGTGGCGACCTGGACGTTCCCCCGTCCACAGAGCAACGGCAGGGTCAGCGTCCACTACCCGTACGTTTTCGTGCAGGCGCCCCCGGAAACACCGAAGCAGGCGCCTGCGCCCACGCAATGAGCGGGCGGGATTGGCATATGTACGGGACATGACCGAGCCGAAGTCGCGCCCTG
The genomic region above belongs to Pyxidicoccus trucidator and contains:
- a CDS encoding AgmX/PglI C-terminal domain-containing protein, with amino-acid sequence MRSLPLLLMMLSGSACTPRQSSMPVPLREELNKDAIQEVLAAHRPEIRACYEQTIRTRGFTPEGRLVVGFVIEADGAVRESRLVSATTDSPMLERCVLERVATWTFPRPQSNGRVSVHYPYVFVQAPPETPKQAPAPTQ